In Leisingera sp. NJS204, the DNA window CATAAGGACAAGACATGATCGCGCAAGGGGCTTGTAACCGCCCTCCGGCAACTGAGCGCGGTTCTGCAAAAGAAAACCGGCCTTCCCTTGCGGCAAGGCCGGCGCCTCCGGCGGGAGTATTTTTGGAAAGGTGAAAGAGCGGGCGGCTCTCTCAGCCTTCGATCTTGGTGAGATCCGCCACCTGGCCGCAAACCTGGCGGATCTGGCTGAGGAGGTTCAGGCGGTTGCGGCGGACCACTTCGCTGTCCGCATTCACCTGCACTGCCTCAAAGAACGCATCGATCGGCGCGCGCAGGGCGGCCATGCCCCGCATGGCTGCCGCGAAATCTTCGGCCTCGATGGCCGGAGAGATCGCCGCCCCGCCAGCCTCCAGCGCATCAAACAGGGCTTTTTCCGCGTCATCCTCGGCAAATTTGCGGTCGGCGCCATAGGAGTATTCGACGCCGTCCTTTTCCTCCGCCTGGGACAGGATGTTGTTGGCGCGTTTGAAGCCCTGCAGGAGGTTGGTGCCGTCCTCGGTCTTCATGAAGTCTTCGAGTGCCCGGGCGCGTTTGACCAGCAGGGTCAGGTCATCGTTTCCGTCCATGGCGATGCAGGCGTCGATCACGTCGTGGCGGATGCCCTGATCACGCAGGAAGACCTTGAGGCGGTCGTGGAAGAAAGAGAGGAGGTCTTCTGCGTCACCCCAAGCCTTTTTTAGACCCGTGTCTTCAACGGCCTTTTCAAACATTCCCTTCGTTGCTTCCAACGCCTTTCGGATCACCCCAGAGTCCGTAGATGGGTTACGCCGTTCAGAATCGATGGCTTTTGCCAGCGCTTCCACAGGCAATTCAAGCTCCCCAGCGATTTTCCCCAACCGAGCATCATGCTGTTTGCCCAGCAAAAAGTTTTGCTGCCGGCTCAGCCCCAGAAGAGCATCGACATAAATGGCGTCTAGACCAGCCCGCACATCATTCTCCAGCACCAGCCGGATCACCCCCAGCGCAGCGCGGCGCAACGCAAACGGGTCTTTCGACCCGGTAGGCTTTTCATCAATCGCCCAGAAGCCGGTCAGCGTGTCCAGCTTGTCGGCCAGCGCTACGGCCACGGAAACCGGCTCCGCCGGCACATCATCGCCCGGACCCAGCGGCGAGTAATGCGCTTCGCAGGCGTTTGCCACTTCCTGCGGCAGACCCGCGGCCTGGGCATAGTAGCGGCCCATCAGGCCCTGCAGTTCCGGGAACTCATAAACCATTTCAGAGCTGAGATCGGCCTTGGCCATCCGCGCGGCCTGCTCTGCCAGATCCGCATCGGCGCCAACCACCGGTGCGATTTCGCGGGCCAGCGCGGCGATGCGGTCAATCCGCGCCGCCTGGGTGCCCAGTTTGTTGTGAAAGGTCACATTGCCGAGGTTTTCGACCCAAGCGCTCATGCCAGCCTCGGACTTGGCGGTGCGCAGATCGTTCTCCCAGAAGAACTTGGCATCGGCCAGCCGCGCCGACAGCACCTTTTGGTTGCCCGCCAGAATGGTGGCGCCATTGTCCGCCGTCTCGCGGTTGGCAACGGTAATGAATTTCTCGATCCGCCCTGTCTTGGGGTTTTTGACCGAGAAGAACTTCTGGTGCTCCTTCATGGACGTCTGCAGCACTTCGGCCGGCAGCTCCAGGAATTCGGCGTCGATGGCGCCCATCAGCACCACCGGGCATTCCACCAATCCGGCGACCTCGGCCAAAAGGCCCTTGTCTTCGACCACCTCCAGGCCGCTGGCAAAGGCCTGATTGGTGGCCTCCTGCCAGATCGCCTCGGCCCGTTCGCGGGGGTCCAGCACCACATGCCCGCGCTTCAGCTTGGCGGCATAGTCGTCAAAGCCGGTGACGGTGATCTGGTCCGGCGCCATGAAGCGGTGGCCGCGGGTGGTGTTGCCGGATTTAATACCGTCGATGTCCAGATCCACCACGGTCGCGCCTGCCTCATCCGACAAGATGCAGAGGATCGAATGCAAGGGGCGCACCCAGCGCAAAGTTCCGGCGCCCCAGCGCATGGACTTGGGCCAGGGGAAGGTGCGGATGGTGGCTTCCAGCACCTCGGCAATGATTTCTGCCGCCGCACGCCCCGGCTTTTCGATCAGGGCGAAATAGACCGCGCCCTTGGGGGTTTCGCGTTCTTCCAGCTGATCACGGGTCAGGCCTGCGCCGCGCAGGAAGCCCTCGATTGCCTTGTCCGGCGCGCCGACCTTGGGGCCTTTGCGTTCTTCGCGGATGGTGGGGCTTTCCGCCAGCAGGCCGTCGACGGCCAGTGTCAGACGGCGCGGTGTCGACAGCGCTGCGGCACCGGCATAGGTGAGACCCGCCTCGACCAAGCCATCGGTCACGCGTTTCTTCAGGTCCTCAGCCGCACGCGCCTGCATGCGGGCCGGGATTTCTTCGGAAAAGAGTTCAATCAGCAGATCGGGCATCGGGGGTCCTCAGAAATTCACAATCGCCTGGATGACGATGGCATTGGCGATATCAACAAAGAAGGCGGATACAAGGGGGAGCACAACAAAGGCAATAGGCGACGGCCCGTAGCGTTTGGTCACAGCGGTCATATTGGCGATGGCAGTGGGGGTGGCGCCCAGGGCAAAGCCGCCGAACCCGGCGGCCAGCACCGCAGCCCGGTAGCCGCGTCCCAGCAGCGGAAACAGAACAAACAGCACAAAGGCCACGGTGAACAGCGTCTGTGCCAGCATGATGACGGCAATGGCCAATCCCAGCCCCGCGATGGTCCACAGCTGCAGGGCCATCAGCGACAGGGCCAGAAAGGCGCCCAACGAGAACTCCGAGATCAAAGCAAGCGCCGGGGTGCGGGCGACAGGGTCCGCAGCGGGCGCCAGCAGGCTGCGCAGGTTCGCCAGCAGAATGCCCGCGATCAGGCAGGGCACAAATAGCGGCAGCTTCACCCCCGCGGCGTCCAGGCTGATCGAGGCGGCATATCCCAGGATTATGGCAAGGTTCAGGTACAGCATCACCCGCATCAGGTCGAGGTGGCCGACGCTTGCTGTCTCCGCCTCGTCATGCCCAAGGCCGACTGTCTGTTCCTCCTCCGGGCGCGCAGGCGTCAACCCATGGCGGTTGATCAGGTGGCGGGCAACCGGCCCGCCTACCAGTGCTGCCAGCACCAGCCCAAGGGTGGCCACCGCCACGCCCAATTCGGCAGCCCCGTCCAGCCCTGCCGCGGCAGCCACATCGGGCGCCCAGGCAATGGCCGTTCCGTGCCCGCCGATGAGTGCGGCCGAGCCGAACAGAACGCCTGCCTGAACCGGATATCCGAATAGCACGGCCCCGGTCGCGCCGATCACGTTCTGGGCCAGAATGGCCAGCAGGGTCAGCACCAGCAGGATAACCAGCGGCCTGCCACCGGCGACCAGGTCGGAAAGCCGCGCGTTAAGGCCGATACCGGCAAAGAACAGCACCAGAAGGTAGTCGCGGCTTTGCATTTCGAACTCGATTTGCAGACCGGTCAGGCCGTAGACCAGCAGCACCGCAACCGAGGCCGCCAGCCCGCCAGTCACCGGCTCCGGGATGTTGAACCGGCGCAGCACCGCAACCTTGGCATTCAGGCGTGCGCCCAGCAGAAAGACCGCAAACCCCAGCGTTACCGAGATGAAGTCAGGTATGGTGATATGGGTTTCCATGTCCCGCGCGGGATTTACCTCTGAACGTTCCGGTTATTCGCCTGTTGCCGGCCGGGGCGGGCATTCCTCGCCCACCACAGTGCCGTCATAGGCTTTCTGGCCGCATTTGTTCAGCTCGTGCCAGACATAACCGCGGCCATCGTCAGTGACGGCAACAACCCGGTCGACGCCAAAGGAGATGTTCTTGACCGACAGAAAGGATTTGGCCGAGCCATCCGCCAGCCTGGCGCCGATGGCTGCGGCATCAAAACACTCAAACCAGCCCGGCGCGTTGCGCGGTTCCAGCTTGTCCGTCAGGGTGAAGATCTGCGCCAACTCGTCCGGCGAAACCCTGGTGGTGAAACAGGCGCGGTAGCGGATCGGCGAGCTGCCGGCGTCAATCGCCTCAAAATCCGAATAGGCCACGGGCTGCGGCTCACCGCCGTCCAGCGGCATCAGCATCACGTCGCGGCCCGGCTGCAGCTCGACGTTATCGTAGAACCCGTAGATCTGCAGGTAATACATCGCCCCGCCGGCAGCGAGCGCCGACAGGATCAGGACCAGAGCAAGAACTTTCCCCATACCGTGCTATCCCTGCTCAGGCTGCGGCGCCGGCGGTATGCCCGCCAGCTTCGGTCAGCACAAAGGCATCGGCGCATTGCTTGGCCAGCGCCCGGACCCGGCCGATATAGGCCTGCCGTTCGGTAACCGAGATCACACCGCGCGCATCCAGCAGGTTGAAGATATGCGAAGCCTTGATGCACTGGTCATAGGCGGGATGCGCCATGATGATGCGCTTGCCGGTCTTGGGGTCCATATGCTCCTGCGCCAGGATGGCGGCGCATTCGGCCTCGGCTTCCTCGAAATGGCGCAGCAGCACTTCGGTATTGGCCACGTCAAAGTTCCAGCGGGCGTATTCTTCTTCGGTCTGTTTGAACACATCGCCATAGGTCAGCGGGATCAGCGCATCCGGATCGTTGTAGGGCATGTCCATCACGTGATCGACACCCAGCACATACATCGCCAGACGCTCCAGACCATAGGTCAGCTCGCCCGACACAGGATGGCAGTCATGGCCGCCGACCTGCTGGAAATAGGTGAACTGCGAAACTTCCATGCCGTCGCACCAGACTTCCCAGCCCAGTCCCCAGGCGCCCAGCGTCGGGCTTTCCCAGTCGTCCTCGACAAAGCGGATGTCATGCATCGCCATATCAACGCCGATGGCCTCAAGACTGCCCAGATACAGCTCTTGCAGGTTCGGCGGCGAGGGTTTGATCAGCACCTGGTACTGGTAATAATGCTGCAGCCGGTTCGGGTTTTCACCATAGCGCCCGTCGGTGGGGCGGCGCGAGGGCTGCACATAAGCAGCGGCCCAGGCTTTGGACCCCAACGAGCGCAGCGTGGTCGCCGGGTGGAAGGTGCCGGCGCCGACTTCCATGTCATAGGGCTGCATCACCGCGCAGCCTTTGGCGGCCCAGTAATTCTGAAGCCTCAGGATAATCTCTTGGAAGGAGCGCGGCGCGCCGTTGGTCTGGGTCATCTCGTATCCCTTTTGGGGCAGCTGGGGCAGCAATTGCGGGGATCTTCCTATGCAAGGCGATGGGCAGGGTCAACGCCCTGCGGGGGCTTACACCGCAGCGGCTGCCCTGCGCTGTGCAGCGCATTGGCAACAAAAGTGCGGGAATGCGGCAACGGGGCGGGAATTCCCCCTGCGATGAGGAGTTCCCTTTGCCGTGCCAAAATGCTTAACCTCCGCGGCAAAGAATAAGAGACCTTCCGGGATACGAGGCCCTGACAATGAAAAAACTGTTTGCCGCTCTGGCGCTGCCGCTGATTGCGCTGGCCATTGCGTTCACCGCGCCGGTTTCGGCGCAAAGCAGCCGCGATGCAGTGTGGATCCAGATCGCCGCCCGCCCCTCCCTGCGCGAGGCCGAGACCGAGGCCCGCACCTATGCCGCCCGCCTGCCCGACGTCTCCGGTTATGCGCTTGGCGGCGGCTGGTACGGGGTGGTGATCGGCCCCTACGCCCGCGAAGATGCCGAACGGGTGCTGCAAGTCTACCGCGCCGAAAACCAGATCCCGCGCGACAGCTTCATCGCGTTCCGCCGCAACCTGCGCAACCAGTTCTACCCGGTGGCGGCAGATGCAACCGCCCCGGCGCAACCAGCGCCTGCCCCTGCACCGGCGGCCCCTGCGGCGGCGGATCCCGCGCCGCAACAGCAGGCAGCCGTGCAGTCGAACCTGCCGGATGAGACCCCCGCCGAGGCGCGGCGCAGCGAACGCGTGCTGTCGCGTGAACAGCGGATGGAACTGCAGGTCGCCCTGAAGGCCGCAGGCTTCTACAGCTCGTCCATTGACGGCGCCTTTGGCCGCGGCACCCGCGGCTCGATGAGCGACTGGCAAACGGCGCGCGGATTTGAACCCACCGGCGTGCTGACCACCGCCCAGCGCCAGGTGCTGATGGATGAATACAACGCGCCGCTGATCTCGGTCGGCATGGCCCGCGTGGAAGACGCCAAAGCCGGCATCGCCCTGCAGATCCCTGCGGATGAGGTCGCGTTCGACCGTTATGAATCGCCCTTTGCCCATTACGCCGCCAAGGGCAGCCTGGGCGCTGAGGTGCTGCTGATCAGCCAGCCCGGCGACAAACGCACCCTTTTCGGCCTTTATGACATTATGCAGACGCTGGCGATTGTGCCGCTGGAAGGCCCGCGCCAGCGCGGCAAGGACAGCTTCACCATCGAAGGCCGCAACAGCAAGATCGTCTCCTTTACCCAAGCCAGCCTGAAAAACGGCGAAGTGAAGGGCTTTACCCTGATCTGGCCAGCCGGTGACGAAGACCGCCGCGCCCGCGTTCTGGCGGCAATGCAAGCCAGCTTCACCCGCCTCGACGGCGTGCTGGACCCGGCAGCTGGCGGCGATGCTGTGCAGAACATCGACCTGGTTTCCGGCCTGGAAATCCGTAAGCCGAAACTGTCGCGCTCCGGCTTCTTTGTCGATGGCGACGGCAGTGTGCTGACCACCTCAGACGTGGTGGCGGGCTGTACCCGCATCACCTTGGACCACGGCTACAGGGCCGAAGTGGCGGCCAACAACACCGCCGACGGCATCGCCATCCTGCGCCCGGTCCAGGCGCTGGCGCCTGCCGCAGTTGGTGAACTCAGCACCGCCTCGCCGCGGCTGCAGTCTGAGATCGCTGTTTCCGGCTTCTCCTATGAGGGTGTGCTGGGCGCACCAAGCCTGACCTGGGGCAAAGTCGCAGACGTCAAAAGCCTGGATGGCAACACCGGCGTTGCCCGGCTGGAACTGTCAGCCCAACCCGGCGATGCGGGCGGCCCGGTTCTGGACAGCAGCGGCGCTGTTCTGGGGATGCTGCTGCCGCGCCAGATCGAGGGCAAGCAACTGCCCGAAGGCGTCAGCTTTGCCGTCAACGCCGAAGCCATCCGCAGCGCGTTGAACACCGCAGGCATGACCCCGGCAGCACAGAGCGCGCCGGCAGGCAGCCTGCCCAATGCGGCAATGACCCGGCTGGCGTCCGGCATGACCGTGCTGGTCAGCTGCTGGGAGTGACCGGCTGGCCGTCACTCGCGGCAGGCCTGACCGACAAGACAAAAGCCGGCGCAGGTTCTGCGCCGGTTTTTTCATGCAAGCTGTACCTTTAATGCGCGGCAGCTTGAGCACAGGCAGGCACTCCCGCCCGGCAACGGGCCTTATCAGGCCCTATGCCCGTTGGGCATAGCACCGTGCCAATGCACGGTGCCGCGCCGCCCATCCGCGCGGCGCCCGGCCCAAGCCCGCCAACGGGGCTGGCGCAGCCAGGCCTCTGCGGATGGGGAGCCTCGGCCTTCTGTGCGGCAGCAAAGTCAGTAAGGTTGAATACGGCCGTCCCAGGTGTGGAAACAGCCAGTGGTGTCCAGGTTCAGCACTGCGAATTCATTGATCAGCCCGGCGACGGACTCTTCCACCGTGATATCGCCTTCATAACCGCCCATGTCAGTGCGTACCCAGCCCGGGTGATAGATGCCGACGGCAATTCCTTCCGGCTGGAGATCAGTGGCCAGGTTGCGGCCGATGTTCAGCGCCGCGGCCTTGGACGCGCGGTAGGCATAGCTGCCGCCGGGTGCGCGCGACTGGCTGGCCATCTGCGAGGACAGGATGGCGATCTTCGGCTCTTCTGCCAGCCGCAAATTAGGCAACATCGCCTGCACCGTCAGAAACACGCCGGTCACATTGGCGGCCAGAGTCTTGGCCCAGACCTCGGCCGAGTAGTCCTCAAGCCCCATCGCCTTGTCGATATAGACCCCGGCATTGCACACCAGCAGATCCACCGGCCGGTTCTTGATCTGGGCCGCAAAGCGCGCCTGCTGGCCAGGGTCGGAGACATCCAGCTTGACGCCCGAGGAGTGATCGCGCGAGGTGCCTGTCACCTCATAGCCCGCCTCCTGCAACCGTTTCACCAGCTCCTTGCCGATGCCGCGGCTGGTTCCTGTTACAACTGCATGCATTTTTGCTCTGCCCTTCAGTTTGTTTTGCGCCCGGGACGGAACGGCAGCGGCATGACCGGCACGCCTTCCTCGATCAGCTCCCGCGCATCTTCCAGCTTGGCCTCGCCATGGATCGCCCGCTCCGGCGCCTCGCCCAGGTGCATTGCGCGTGCTTCCTGAACAAAACTGCCGCCGACGTAATCGGAGTTCTCCTCAACCTTCTTGCGCAGATCAGCAATCGCTTTTTCCACCGCGCCCGCAGGGCGGCTCAGCATGCCGGGTCCTGCAGCCGCCGCCGGCGCAGCTGCGGGGAGCGCAGCCGGAGCGGCGGGCGCAGCAGCCTGCGGTTCCGGTTCCCCGACAGCAGACACCGCCTTGCGCCCGGGGCGGACCCGTGGCGCCATAATCGCCTTCTCCACCTGTGCGCCACCGCAGACAGCGCAGGACACCAGACCCGCCGCTGCCAGCTTGTCAAAGGCCGCCGCCGATTGGAACCAGCTGTCGAACCTGTGGCCATCGGTGCATTTGAGGCTGTATTGAATCATGCTTTCCCTCTTAGCAGGAAGGGTTGATTAAATCTCCCGCCGCGGCAAGTGCAAGAGGTCTGTTGTATCTACTGTGCCGCACCTGGGCTGTGCAGCCGCTGCCGCAGCTTTGCGGCCAGCTCCTCCTGCGGCAGATCTGCATCCACCGCCAGCCGCCGAAGCCCGAAATGCACATGCGCCATCTCGCGGTAATAGCCCGCAAAGACGTAATTCACCGCGGCCCCGGCCACGGCCCCGGCGATCGGCACCGCCTGGGCTGCCAGCTTTTGCCCCAGCACTGCACCCAGCTTGGGCGCCACCTGGGCAATCAGCTTGTGCAAGCCTCCCGGCAGCCCCAGCCGAACCGAGACAAAGCCCAGATCCGCACCGTCATCTTCGGCCAATGGGCCAGCCGCTGCAAACACCTGAATGCAATCAAAACGCACGCTGTCGGCCTCCGGGTCGAACCCCTCCGCAGCTGCGGCGCCCTGGATGGTCCGGAGCAAAAACGCGGTTGTCGCAGGCAGCTCTACCAATGCGCCCGGCAGGCCCGCGGCGCCGCCCGCAGCGCCCATGGCTGCGCTCACCATCCGGTCGACGCCCGGTTTCTGATCCGCCACCAGGCGGCGTGACTGGCTGGCCCCCTTCATGGCAACCCGGAGGGCGGTCTCAGTGGCGCCTGTCAGCCCGGCCCGCACTGGCTCCGGCAGCCGCTCCAGCAGGCTTTCGCCGCTGCCGCCCAGCCGGTTCAAAAGGTCCACGCCAAAGCCGCCCGCCGCCCGGTGCCGCTGAGCCAGCGCCTCCAGTTCAGCTTCAATATCCTGCGGGGTGAATACCCGTGCTGTTGATAAAACGTCCGCCACAAGCGCCTCCTCTGCCCTTCTTAAAGATCGGCAGCCAGGGGCGGGAATTCAACCCCGCCAGCGGCGCACCTGCCCCTGGATGCCGTCCCAGGCCGCATCTTGCAGCGCCATTCCCAAAACCCGGTCCGGGTTGGTGGGCGGCGGCATTTCAACCCCGGTCAGTTTCGTAAAACCAAAGCGCCGGTAATAGGGCGCATCGCCCACAAGCATCACCCGTGCCCATCCGGTTTCCTCTGCCTTGGCGAGGCTGTCGCGAATCAAAGACCCGCCCAGCCCCTCGCCCTGCCGTGTCGGATGCACCGCAACCGGCCCCAGCAGCAGCGCAGGCGCCGTGCCAATAAGAACCGGCCAATACCGGATGGCTGCGGCCAGGATGCCGTCACTGTCGCGCGCCACCTCGCTGAGACCTGCAACCGGCGGCACCCCGTCGCGCAACCGGTAGGACGACAACGCCTCGCGGCCCGGCGCAAAGCACAGGTCATACAGCGCCTCAACCTCCCACCGGTCTTCCGGCTGCTCTGCCATCAATTCGATCACGCCGCCATGTCCCTGTTCCGGCCTCCGCATTTTCCCCCTGCAGGCTGGCATTCGGCCTAACACGGGCGTAAGCCTTGGGCAAACACCTAAGCCCCTGAAATCCCCTGAGCAGGAAGCACGAATGTTCTACCGACCCGAGGACGGCCACGGCCTGCCCCACAACCCGTTTAATGCCATCGTCACACCGCGGCCAATCGGCTGGATCTCTTCGCGCTCCGCCGGCGGGGTGAACAATCTGGCGCCTTATTCCTTTTTCAACGCAGTGGCTTACAGCCCGCCGCAGGTGATGTTTGCCTCCACCAGCAGCAAGCCCGACCAAGAGGGCACCAAGGACAGCGTTGCCAATATCGAGGAAACCGGCGTGTTCTGCGTCAATGTGGTGTCTTACGCGCTGCGGGAGGCTATGAACGCCAGCTCCGCCGCGCTGCCCAAGGAGGCGGACGAATTCGCCCATGCAGGGCTTGAAGCCACAGACTGCGAAACCATCGCCTGTTCCCGTGTGGCCAAAGCGCCGGCCGCGCTGGAGTGCAAACTGACCCGGATCGTGACCCTGCCGGGCGAGGCGAACAAGGTGGTGTTCGGCGAGGTGACCGGCGTGCATCTGCGCGATGATTGCCTGCGCGACGGCACCTTTGATGTCACCGCATTCCAGCCGCTGGCCCGCCTCGGCTACCGCGACTATTCAGTGGTGCGCGAGTTGTTCCCGCTCACCCGCCCCGATGATTGAGACCCGACATGCCATTGCCTGACCCGAAAAAACGCAATCCGATCACGTTGCCGGACGGCAGCGCCCATGCCGGCACCGTAATGCTGTCCGAAGCGGTTGATCACCCGAATTTTTCCATCGGCGCCTTTACCTATGCCTCCGCCTTTGAGCCGCCAAAGGACTGGGCCGGCCATCTTGCGCCCTACCTCTTTCCCGGTTCGCGCGAGCGTGTGGTGATCGGAAAGTTCTGCCAGATCGCGGACGGTGTGCGCTTCATCACCGCCTCAGCCAACCACGCCCAGGACGGGCTCAGCTGCTTTCCCTTCCCGGTGTTCGATCAGACGCAGATGACCGGGTTTCAGCCGGACACCCGCGACACGGTGATCGGCAACGACGTCTGGATCGGCTATGGCGCGCTGATCCTGCCCGGCGCCCGTATCGGCGACGGAGCTATCATCGGCGCGGGCGCGGTGGTGCGCGGCTCTGTCCCGCCCTATGCCGTCATCACCGGCAACCCCGGCACGGTGCACAGCTTCCGCTTCCCCAAGCCGCAGATCGCCCGGCTGCTGAGCCTCAAATGGTGGGATTGGCCGCCTGAGCTGATCGCCGCCGCTGAACCCGCGCTTCTTTCCGGCGACCTCGACATGCTGGAAACCCTCGCCCCCGACTAAGCCCTGCCACTGGTATTTGCTGGTATGGTGAGCCAGAGCCCATTTCAAAAAAACCCGCGGCTCGCCAGACCCGCGGGTTTCTCTTTCAAACGATCAGGCGTCAATGGCCGCCCAGAACCCCGGTTTTGACCGAGTAGTCCACCGCAACCTCATAGTCCGGGTCATCATCGCTATCGACCATCAGATGTCCCGCCTTGGTCAGCAGCTGGTGGCAATCCCGGCTCAGATGGCGCAGCACCACAGATTTGCCCTCGGCCTCATACTTGCCCGCCAATGCCTCGATTGCCTGCAAGGCTGATTGGTCGACAACCCGGCTGCGGGCAAAATCCACAATCACATGATCCGGATCACCTGCCACATCAAACAGCTCGATGAACCCATCGGTAGAGCCAAAGAACAGCGGCCCTTCGATTTCATAGACTTTGGCGCCCTTGTCGCTCTCAGATTCGCGGGTATAGGCGTGAATGCGGCGTGCATTGTTCCAGGCATAGGCCAGCGCCGAGACGATCACGCCCACCACAACCGCAATCGCCAGGTCGGTCATCACCGTCACCACGGTCACCAGCACGATGACAAAGGCATCCATCAGCGGCACTTTGGTCATCACCTTGAAGCTGTTCCAGGCAAAGGTGCCGATCACCACCATGAACATCACGCCCACCAGTGCGGCCAGCGGGATCTGTTCAATCAGCGGAGAGGCCACAACGATGAACGCCAGCAGGAACAGCGCCGCAGTAATGCCCGCAATCCGCGTCCGGCCGCCGGATTTCACGTTGATCATCGACTGACCGATCATCGCACAGCCGCCCATGCCGCCAAAAAAGCCGGTCACCACATTCGACGCGCCCTGCGCGATGCACTCCTGGCTGGCACCGCCGCGCTTGCCGGTGATCTCGCCCACCAGGTTCAGCGTCAGCAGGCTCTCAATCAGGCCAATCGCCGCCAGGATCACCGCATAAGGCAGGATGATCCACAGTGTCTCCAGCGTGAACGGCGCCAAAGCAGTGCCATAAAGCCCCTCGCCGGTGCCAAACGGATTATGGAAGGACGGGAACCCGCCCTTGATTGAGGCCATGTCGCCCACGGTCGGCACATTGATCCCAAAGGCAATCACCAGCGCTGCCACAATGCCGATCCCGGCCAGCGGCGCCGGAATGATCGCGGTGATCTTGGGCGTGCCCCAGATGATCAACATGGTCAGCCCCACCAGCCCCAGCATCATCACCAGCTGCGAGCTTGCCAGCCAGGCTTCGGTGTTTTCCGGGTCCTTGAACTGGGTCAGCTGCGCCAGGAAGATCACAATCGCCAGACCGTTCACAAAGCCAAGCATCACCGGATGCGGCACCAGGCGGATGAACTTGCCCCAATGCATGACACCCGCGATGATCTGCAAAATCCCCATAAGCACCACTGTGACAAACAGATACTCGACCCCGTGCTGCGCCACCAGCGCCACCATCACCACCGCCAGCGCACCCGTAGCGCCCGAGATCATCCCCGGCCGGCCGCCAAACACCGCGGTGATCAGCCCCACCATAAAGGCCGCATAAAGCCCGACCAGCGGATGCACGCCCGCGACAAAGGCAAAGGCCACCGCCTCGGGCACAAGCGCCAGCGCCACGGTGAGGCCGGACAGCAATTCGGTGCGCACGCGGGCCACGGTAAAGCCCTCGTCCTGCATGATGGAGAGGTTGGGCGGGGAAATCTGCTTGGCCAGCAAAGCCATGGCTGCGCGT includes these proteins:
- the glyS gene encoding glycine--tRNA ligase subunit beta; amino-acid sequence: MPDLLIELFSEEIPARMQARAAEDLKKRVTDGLVEAGLTYAGAAALSTPRRLTLAVDGLLAESPTIREERKGPKVGAPDKAIEGFLRGAGLTRDQLEERETPKGAVYFALIEKPGRAAAEIIAEVLEATIRTFPWPKSMRWGAGTLRWVRPLHSILCILSDEAGATVVDLDIDGIKSGNTTRGHRFMAPDQITVTGFDDYAAKLKRGHVVLDPRERAEAIWQEATNQAFASGLEVVEDKGLLAEVAGLVECPVVLMGAIDAEFLELPAEVLQTSMKEHQKFFSVKNPKTGRIEKFITVANRETADNGATILAGNQKVLSARLADAKFFWENDLRTAKSEAGMSAWVENLGNVTFHNKLGTQAARIDRIAALAREIAPVVGADADLAEQAARMAKADLSSEMVYEFPELQGLMGRYYAQAAGLPQEVANACEAHYSPLGPGDDVPAEPVSVAVALADKLDTLTGFWAIDEKPTGSKDPFALRRAALGVIRLVLENDVRAGLDAIYVDALLGLSRQQNFLLGKQHDARLGKIAGELELPVEALAKAIDSERRNPSTDSGVIRKALEATKGMFEKAVEDTGLKKAWGDAEDLLSFFHDRLKVFLRDQGIRHDVIDACIAMDGNDDLTLLVKRARALEDFMKTEDGTNLLQGFKRANNILSQAEEKDGVEYSYGADRKFAEDDAEKALFDALEAGGAAISPAIEAEDFAAAMRGMAALRAPIDAFFEAVQVNADSEVVRRNRLNLLSQIRQVCGQVADLTKIEG
- the gltS gene encoding sodium/glutamate symporter; this translates as METHITIPDFISVTLGFAVFLLGARLNAKVAVLRRFNIPEPVTGGLAASVAVLLVYGLTGLQIEFEMQSRDYLLVLFFAGIGLNARLSDLVAGGRPLVILLVLTLLAILAQNVIGATGAVLFGYPVQAGVLFGSAALIGGHGTAIAWAPDVAAAAGLDGAAELGVAVATLGLVLAALVGGPVARHLINRHGLTPARPEEEQTVGLGHDEAETASVGHLDLMRVMLYLNLAIILGYAASISLDAAGVKLPLFVPCLIAGILLANLRSLLAPAADPVARTPALALISEFSLGAFLALSLMALQLWTIAGLGLAIAVIMLAQTLFTVAFVLFVLFPLLGRGYRAAVLAAGFGGFALGATPTAIANMTAVTKRYGPSPIAFVVLPLVSAFFVDIANAIVIQAIVNF
- a CDS encoding DUF6446 family protein, whose product is MGKVLALVLILSALAAGGAMYYLQIYGFYDNVELQPGRDVMLMPLDGGEPQPVAYSDFEAIDAGSSPIRYRACFTTRVSPDELAQIFTLTDKLEPRNAPGWFECFDAAAIGARLADGSAKSFLSVKNISFGVDRVVAVTDDGRGYVWHELNKCGQKAYDGTVVGEECPPRPATGE
- a CDS encoding glycine--tRNA ligase subunit alpha gives rise to the protein MTQTNGAPRSFQEIILRLQNYWAAKGCAVMQPYDMEVGAGTFHPATTLRSLGSKAWAAAYVQPSRRPTDGRYGENPNRLQHYYQYQVLIKPSPPNLQELYLGSLEAIGVDMAMHDIRFVEDDWESPTLGAWGLGWEVWCDGMEVSQFTYFQQVGGHDCHPVSGELTYGLERLAMYVLGVDHVMDMPYNDPDALIPLTYGDVFKQTEEEYARWNFDVANTEVLLRHFEEAEAECAAILAQEHMDPKTGKRIIMAHPAYDQCIKASHIFNLLDARGVISVTERQAYIGRVRALAKQCADAFVLTEAGGHTAGAAA
- a CDS encoding trypsin-like peptidase domain-containing protein; this encodes MKKLFAALALPLIALAIAFTAPVSAQSSRDAVWIQIAARPSLREAETEARTYAARLPDVSGYALGGGWYGVVIGPYAREDAERVLQVYRAENQIPRDSFIAFRRNLRNQFYPVAADATAPAQPAPAPAPAAPAAADPAPQQQAAVQSNLPDETPAEARRSERVLSREQRMELQVALKAAGFYSSSIDGAFGRGTRGSMSDWQTARGFEPTGVLTTAQRQVLMDEYNAPLISVGMARVEDAKAGIALQIPADEVAFDRYESPFAHYAAKGSLGAEVLLISQPGDKRTLFGLYDIMQTLAIVPLEGPRQRGKDSFTIEGRNSKIVSFTQASLKNGEVKGFTLIWPAGDEDRRARVLAAMQASFTRLDGVLDPAAGGDAVQNIDLVSGLEIRKPKLSRSGFFVDGDGSVLTTSDVVAGCTRITLDHGYRAEVAANNTADGIAILRPVQALAPAAVGELSTASPRLQSEIAVSGFSYEGVLGAPSLTWGKVADVKSLDGNTGVARLELSAQPGDAGGPVLDSSGAVLGMLLPRQIEGKQLPEGVSFAVNAEAIRSALNTAGMTPAAQSAPAGSLPNAAMTRLASGMTVLVSCWE
- a CDS encoding SDR family oxidoreductase → MHAVVTGTSRGIGKELVKRLQEAGYEVTGTSRDHSSGVKLDVSDPGQQARFAAQIKNRPVDLLVCNAGVYIDKAMGLEDYSAEVWAKTLAANVTGVFLTVQAMLPNLRLAEEPKIAILSSQMASQSRAPGGSYAYRASKAAALNIGRNLATDLQPEGIAVGIYHPGWVRTDMGGYEGDITVEESVAGLINEFAVLNLDTTGCFHTWDGRIQPY